The following are encoded in a window of Campylobacter sp. MIT 12-8780 genomic DNA:
- the guaA gene encoding glutamine-hydrolyzing GMP synthase, with translation MKKADILVLDFGSQYTQLIARRLREQGVYAEILPFNVSLEDIKAKEPKGIILSGGPASVYANDAYFCDKGVFELGLPVLGICYGMQLMAHHFNSSVAPAGHKEYGKAHIDIIKDNALFKNLPKKQIVWMSHSDKVENLPAGFEVLATSENSPFCVFGDEKRRFYALQFHPEVQHSEFGKSILKNFAKYACECESIWNMGSFAKTQTQKIKEEVKNDKVLCAVSGGVDSSVVAALLASAIKDQLIVVFVDNGLLRSGEKEQVEAMFKRLGIDLISIDASKLFLERLKGVLDPEAKRKIIGNTFIEVFEAEALKHKDVKYLAQGTLYTDIIESSVIGASKTIKSHHNVGGLPEKMNLKLIEPLKEIFKDEVRALGLELGLSKDIVYRHPFPGPGLAIRIMGEVNEPSLELLRKADVILQDELRASGWYDKTWQAFCVLLNVKSVGVMGDNRTYDNAVCVRVVNASDGMTATFAHLPYELLENISRRIINEVEGINRVVYDISSKPPATIEWE, from the coding sequence ATGAAAAAAGCAGACATTTTGGTGCTTGATTTTGGCTCACAATACACCCAACTCATCGCAAGAAGACTAAGAGAACAAGGCGTGTATGCTGAAATTTTGCCCTTTAATGTGAGTTTAGAAGATATAAAAGCAAAAGAGCCAAAGGGCATTATTTTAAGCGGAGGACCAGCAAGCGTGTATGCAAATGATGCGTATTTTTGCGATAAGGGCGTGTTTGAGCTTGGCTTACCTGTGCTTGGAATTTGTTATGGTATGCAACTTATGGCACATCATTTTAACTCAAGCGTTGCTCCTGCTGGGCATAAAGAGTATGGAAAGGCTCATATTGACATCATCAAGGATAATGCTTTATTTAAAAATTTACCTAAAAAACAAATCGTTTGGATGAGTCATTCTGATAAGGTAGAAAACCTCCCTGCTGGCTTTGAAGTGCTTGCTACGAGTGAAAATAGCCCATTTTGCGTTTTTGGCGATGAAAAAAGAAGATTTTACGCCTTGCAGTTTCACCCTGAAGTGCAACACAGCGAATTTGGTAAAAGCATACTTAAAAATTTTGCAAAATACGCTTGTGAGTGTGAAAGCATATGGAATATGGGAAGCTTTGCAAAAACTCAAACTCAAAAGATCAAAGAAGAAGTTAAAAACGATAAGGTGCTTTGTGCAGTAAGTGGGGGCGTGGATAGTTCTGTGGTGGCTGCTTTGCTTGCAAGTGCGATTAAGGATCAGCTCATCGTTGTTTTTGTGGATAATGGACTTTTAAGAAGTGGGGAAAAAGAACAAGTTGAGGCTATGTTTAAAAGGCTAGGAATTGATCTTATCAGCATAGATGCAAGTAAGCTTTTTTTAGAACGTTTAAAAGGCGTGCTTGATCCAGAAGCTAAAAGAAAGATCATAGGCAACACCTTCATAGAAGTCTTTGAGGCAGAAGCTTTAAAGCACAAAGATGTAAAATACCTCGCTCAAGGCACACTTTATACTGACATCATAGAAAGTTCTGTCATAGGAGCGTCAAAAACCATAAAATCACACCACAATGTAGGCGGCTTACCTGAAAAGATGAATTTAAAACTCATCGAGCCTTTAAAAGAAATCTTTAAAGATGAAGTGCGTGCCTTAGGGCTTGAGCTAGGACTAAGCAAGGATATAGTCTATCGTCATCCTTTTCCTGGACCAGGGCTTGCTATACGCATTATGGGCGAGGTAAATGAACCAAGCTTAGAGCTTTTAAGAAAGGCTGATGTGATCTTGCAAGATGAGCTTAGAGCAAGTGGCTGGTATGATAAAACCTGGCAAGCTTTTTGCGTGCTTTTAAATGTAAAAAGTGTGGGCGTAATGGGCGATAACCGCACCTATGATAATGCAGTGTGTGTAAGGGTAGTAAATGCAAGCGATGGCATGACAGCTACTTTTGCACATTTACCTTATGAGTTGCTAGAAAATATAAGTCGTCGTATCATCAACGAGGTAGAGGGTATAAACCGCGTAGTCTATGATATAAGCTCAAAACCACCTGCGACTATAGAGTGGGAGTAA
- a CDS encoding tyrosine-type recombinase/integrase, whose amino-acid sequence MLSCKKIKSLKAKEKRYFVADRDNLLLCVYPSGTKTFFYNFKCPNNKCFKRISLGKYPQTSLKAARYKRYTYKTALQQNAKKSQKISFKSVALEKMSIKKDQIAPKTHARLLSLLERFAFTIFADKDISSIEIDDILVSFELLRKKGLGESANKFFSIINEIFRFAELKKLITTNPLNSLLKKELIIKKPTKHHPSFYDEKNLSILLQKIASYQGKLSLKIALIMALLTAQRSFNIRTCLWSELDLKRQIWIIPQHKMKAKRILILPLSAQITELLTLYKSTQIPKREAVFHSTKTKDQFIGESSMRMVLRALDYSNDELSVHGLRSTFSTICHEKRQIHKINSDIIELCLAHKEKNQVKASYNHALFQKEKQELMQWWGDYITQLVDWDLFCKNLFARL is encoded by the coding sequence ATGCTGAGTTGCAAAAAGATAAAGAGCTTGAAAGCAAAGGAAAAAAGGTATTTTGTCGCCGATCGTGATAATTTACTTTTGTGTGTATATCCAAGTGGAACAAAAACATTTTTTTATAATTTTAAATGTCCAAATAACAAATGCTTTAAAAGAATTTCACTTGGCAAATATCCACAAACAAGCCTCAAAGCCGCACGATACAAACGCTACACCTACAAAACAGCACTGCAACAAAATGCTAAAAAGAGTCAAAAAATCAGCTTTAAAAGCGTCGCGCTTGAAAAAATGTCTATCAAAAAAGATCAAATTGCGCCCAAAACACACGCTAGGCTTTTAAGTTTGCTTGAACGTTTTGCTTTTACAATCTTTGCAGACAAGGATATATCAAGCATTGAGATTGATGATATTTTGGTAAGTTTTGAACTGCTTAGAAAAAAAGGTTTGGGTGAAAGTGCAAATAAATTTTTTAGCATAATAAATGAAATTTTTCGCTTTGCTGAGCTTAAAAAACTCATCACAACCAACCCTTTAAATTCGCTTTTAAAAAAAGAACTTATCATCAAAAAACCCACAAAGCACCACCCAAGCTTTTATGATGAAAAAAATCTAAGCATTTTACTTCAAAAAATAGCCTCGTATCAAGGAAAATTAAGTCTTAAAATAGCCCTCATCATGGCTTTGCTTACCGCTCAAAGAAGCTTTAATATCAGGACTTGTTTATGGAGCGAGCTTGATCTAAAACGTCAAATTTGGATTATCCCGCAGCATAAAATGAAAGCCAAACGCATACTCATCTTGCCTTTAAGCGCACAAATTACAGAGCTTTTAACACTTTATAAAAGCACACAAATTCCTAAACGCGAAGCCGTTTTTCACAGCACAAAAACAAAAGATCAATTCATTGGCGAAAGTAGTATGAGAATGGTGCTAAGGGCGCTTGATTACTCAAATGATGAACTTAGCGTGCATGGCTTAAGAAGCACATTTAGCACGATCTGCCACGAAAAACGACAAATTCATAAGATAAATAGTGATATAATCGAACTTTGCCTCGCTCATAAAGAAAAAAATCAAGTCAAAGCAAGCTATAACCACGCCCTTTTCCAAAAAGAAAAGCAAGAACTTATGCAGTGGTGGGGCGATTATATAACTCAACTTGTGGATTGGGACTTGTTTTGCAAGAACTTATTTGCAAGACTTTAA
- a CDS encoding GNAT family N-acetyltransferase, with protein MGEKIHFNTDKASIVFESKRTYARVLVEDDFKALHEILSDERVMYSWGHGFSEAESKEWLLFQMQCFKLDGFCKFGVFNKKSQVLMGCVGLNYEFIRLENAFKERIVELGYVFSTQFWGQNYAFESTKVCCEYAFNILNLKQIYALISANNTASIKLAKKLGMQEIGKNTLEKNELVFKLEHTKEK; from the coding sequence ATGGGCGAAAAAATACATTTCAATACTGATAAAGCAAGTATAGTCTTTGAAAGCAAACGCACTTACGCAAGGGTTTTGGTAGAAGATGATTTTAAGGCTTTGCATGAAATTTTAAGCGATGAAAGGGTAATGTATAGCTGGGGACATGGCTTTAGCGAGGCTGAAAGCAAAGAATGGCTTTTGTTTCAAATGCAGTGTTTTAAGCTTGATGGCTTTTGTAAATTTGGAGTTTTTAACAAAAAAAGTCAAGTTTTAATGGGCTGTGTGGGTTTAAATTATGAGTTTATCCGCTTAGAAAATGCCTTTAAAGAACGCATAGTCGAGCTTGGTTATGTCTTTAGCACGCAGTTTTGGGGACAAAATTATGCCTTTGAAAGCACAAAAGTATGTTGTGAATATGCTTTTAATATACTTAATCTTAAGCAAATTTATGCTTTAATTAGTGCTAATAATACTGCCTCGATTAAACTTGCAAAAAAGCTTGGCATGCAAGAGATAGGTAAAAACACTTTAGAAAAAAATGAGCTTGTTTTTAAGCTTGAACATACAAAGGAGAAATGA